From a region of the Orcinus orca chromosome 18, mOrcOrc1.1, whole genome shotgun sequence genome:
- the LAMP1 gene encoding lysosome-associated membrane glycoprotein 1 isoform X2, whose translation MAAPGGSRRWPLLLLLFGLVHGVSAVFVVKDGNGTACIMADFSAAFLTSYDTQNGSKSVTFELPASAEVLNSSSCGKGDASDSSLVIAFGRGHTLTLNFTRNATRYSVQLMRFVYNLSDTGIFPDSSSKETKTVESVTDIKADINKKYRCVSGKQISLRNVTVTLRDATIQAYLSNGSFSREETHCEQDGPLPPTPTAPPRPSPTPAPESPSVSKYNVSGTNGTCLLASMGLQLNITYRTRGNTTVTREFNIDPNKTTFGGSCAAQLVTLELHSGNLLLVLQFAMNASSSRVFLQGVQLNMTLPDAREPTFWATNSSLRALQAAAGNSYKCNAEERVQVTEAFFLNIFRVWVQAFHVDGDRFGPVEECQRDARSMLVPVAVGGALAALVLVVLIAYLIGRKRSHAGYQTI comes from the exons ATGGCGGCCCCCGGCGGCTCCCGGCGATGGCCGCTGCTCCTGCTGCTGTTCG GCCTCGTGCATGGTGTGTCAGCTGTGTTTGTGGTGAAAGATGGCAACGGGACAGCTTGTATCATGGCCGACTTCTCTGCTGCCTTCCTGACCAGCTATGACACCCAGAACGGTTCTAAG AGCGTGACCTTTGAGCTGCCGGCCAGTGCAGAAGTATTAAATAGCAGCTCTTGTGGCAAAGGAGATGCTTCTGACTCCAGTCTCGTGATTGCTTTTGGAAGAGGCCATACGCTGACCCTCAATTTCACAAGAAATGCAACACGTTACAGTGTCCAGCTGATGCGTTTTGTTTATAACTTGTCAGATACAGGGATTTTCCCCGATTCGAGCTCCAAGG AAACCAAGACTGTGGAATCCGTAACCGACATCAAGGCAGACATAAATAAAAAGTACAGGTGTGTGAGCGGCAAGCAGATCAGCCTGCGCAACGTGACCGTCACGCTGCGCGACGCCACCATTCAGGCCTACCTCTCCAACGGCAGCTTCAGCAGGGAGG AGACGCACTGCGAGCAAGACGGGCCCTTGCCGCCCACCCCGACGGCACCACCCCGGCCCTCGCCCACTCCGGCACCCGAGAGCCCCTCGGTGTCCAAGTACAACGTGAGTGGCACCAACGGGACCTGCCTGCTGGCCAGCATGGGACTGCAGCTGAACATCACCTACAGGACAAGGGGCAACACG ACGGTGACCAGAGAGTTCAACATCGACCCCAACAAGACCACCTTCGGGGGGAGCTGCGCAGCCCAGCTGGTGACCCTGGAGCTCCACAGCGGGAACCTGCTCCTGGTGCTGCAGTTTGCGATG AATGCAAGTTCCAGCCGGGTTTTCCTGCAGGGAGTCCAGCTTAATATGACTCTGCCCGATGCCAGAG AGCCCACCTTCTGGGCCACCAACAGCTCGCTGAGGGCGCTGCAGGCCGCCGCCGGGAACTCCTACAAGTGCAACGCCGAGGAGCGCGTGCAGGTCACCGAGGCGTTCTTCCTCAACATATTCAGAGTGTGGGTCCAGGCGTTCCACGTGGACGGGGACAGGTTTGGGCCTG TGGAGGAGTGCCAGCGGGACGCGCGCAGCATGCTGGTCCCCGTGGCCGTGGGCGGTGCCCTGGCAGCGCTGGTTCTCGTCGTCCTCATCGCCTACCTCATTGGCCGGAAGAGGAGCCACGCCGGCTACCAGACCATCTAG
- the LAMP1 gene encoding lysosome-associated membrane glycoprotein 1 isoform X1, producing MAAPGGSRRWPLLLLLFAGLVHGVSAVFVVKDGNGTACIMADFSAAFLTSYDTQNGSKSVTFELPASAEVLNSSSCGKGDASDSSLVIAFGRGHTLTLNFTRNATRYSVQLMRFVYNLSDTGIFPDSSSKETKTVESVTDIKADINKKYRCVSGKQISLRNVTVTLRDATIQAYLSNGSFSREETHCEQDGPLPPTPTAPPRPSPTPAPESPSVSKYNVSGTNGTCLLASMGLQLNITYRTRGNTTVTREFNIDPNKTTFGGSCAAQLVTLELHSGNLLLVLQFAMNASSSRVFLQGVQLNMTLPDAREPTFWATNSSLRALQAAAGNSYKCNAEERVQVTEAFFLNIFRVWVQAFHVDGDRFGPVEECQRDARSMLVPVAVGGALAALVLVVLIAYLIGRKRSHAGYQTI from the exons ATGGCGGCCCCCGGCGGCTCCCGGCGATGGCCGCTGCTCCTGCTGCTGTTCG CAGGCCTCGTGCATGGTGTGTCAGCTGTGTTTGTGGTGAAAGATGGCAACGGGACAGCTTGTATCATGGCCGACTTCTCTGCTGCCTTCCTGACCAGCTATGACACCCAGAACGGTTCTAAG AGCGTGACCTTTGAGCTGCCGGCCAGTGCAGAAGTATTAAATAGCAGCTCTTGTGGCAAAGGAGATGCTTCTGACTCCAGTCTCGTGATTGCTTTTGGAAGAGGCCATACGCTGACCCTCAATTTCACAAGAAATGCAACACGTTACAGTGTCCAGCTGATGCGTTTTGTTTATAACTTGTCAGATACAGGGATTTTCCCCGATTCGAGCTCCAAGG AAACCAAGACTGTGGAATCCGTAACCGACATCAAGGCAGACATAAATAAAAAGTACAGGTGTGTGAGCGGCAAGCAGATCAGCCTGCGCAACGTGACCGTCACGCTGCGCGACGCCACCATTCAGGCCTACCTCTCCAACGGCAGCTTCAGCAGGGAGG AGACGCACTGCGAGCAAGACGGGCCCTTGCCGCCCACCCCGACGGCACCACCCCGGCCCTCGCCCACTCCGGCACCCGAGAGCCCCTCGGTGTCCAAGTACAACGTGAGTGGCACCAACGGGACCTGCCTGCTGGCCAGCATGGGACTGCAGCTGAACATCACCTACAGGACAAGGGGCAACACG ACGGTGACCAGAGAGTTCAACATCGACCCCAACAAGACCACCTTCGGGGGGAGCTGCGCAGCCCAGCTGGTGACCCTGGAGCTCCACAGCGGGAACCTGCTCCTGGTGCTGCAGTTTGCGATG AATGCAAGTTCCAGCCGGGTTTTCCTGCAGGGAGTCCAGCTTAATATGACTCTGCCCGATGCCAGAG AGCCCACCTTCTGGGCCACCAACAGCTCGCTGAGGGCGCTGCAGGCCGCCGCCGGGAACTCCTACAAGTGCAACGCCGAGGAGCGCGTGCAGGTCACCGAGGCGTTCTTCCTCAACATATTCAGAGTGTGGGTCCAGGCGTTCCACGTGGACGGGGACAGGTTTGGGCCTG TGGAGGAGTGCCAGCGGGACGCGCGCAGCATGCTGGTCCCCGTGGCCGTGGGCGGTGCCCTGGCAGCGCTGGTTCTCGTCGTCCTCATCGCCTACCTCATTGGCCGGAAGAGGAGCCACGCCGGCTACCAGACCATCTAG